The sequence tCCCCTCACATACAAtgaatatagattattacatgttaagagcctgatatcgtcttttattcacgagtttttaataccatatctcGAAAGAGCGAGTCTTCGatcgagtgagcgatatggtattaaaaacgagtgaataaaaataatatcaggctcttaacatgtaataatttgtttattacatatttcaTGCTTAAAAAGATCAaaccaccaagttgaagtacaagaaagcgttaataaaactgcaaagcaattcttccggccaaatttgacgccagacgtcagctaaaatataacgtgcaacctgACTGGTCCAACCACATTATTACAAtatatttgattggacaattcaaacccgtgaagtgatatgatatcatttcactgcagtgaaatgatatcatatcacttcacgggtatcatttttattcgaAGAAACAAGTAGAACAAAGCCAGGAAGAAAAGGAATTGGAGGTTCATCTTGCTCAGACATGATGCtatttaacaattttatttgctCAGGACTGTGCAAGCGAATATTATTGGCCcttatttacaatgaaattGTACATTACTCTCATGTATTCATCACATTATAGTAGCTTATAGTAGGGCAACACAGTGAACAGTGGCTAGGAAACTTGTTTAGCAAACCCGTCTAGGGAAACCTGCTCCTATGCAAAAAAGAGTAGCCAAAACACTTTATTTGCATAAAgagcagaaaatgaaaacaggacctctggacgtggcgccagagcgtcgtacccagcgatgctccccgagatttcgtcccggaggtcgcttttggaaccaaggttcagatacctgtcgccaggcagtgaagGAGAGAAGTGTcagcccctagaccatatgtgacaaatccctttcatccactcggtccGATTCATTGTAACAAGTAATTTCCATGTATATATCAAAGTGTGCCGATTCTTTCTTCCGAGTGGCACGGATACGTATGTCTTGATATGGTGGATAATTAACAACTACGCATGTGCTTTTCTAAAACACTAAGCCCAAGGTTGAGAACGATTGTTCAAGtaattttgatttccatattgtACGTGCTGGCACGCATGGTGTTTGGCCAAGAGCActtactggaaaaaaaaaaaaacagatcgGCCACAACCTGGTGCCCACCTATTAAATCAAAACATTCGAAAAACGACTACAGAACCACATTTTagtcgttctatgcaaaaaagggcttaAAATAATAACGAAAACCCAAAGTTTTGAAATTGGCGAAAtagccattttttgcaattcTGCCAAGACCATGACAGGGTTGGCGTTacggtgagagcacttgccttccaccaatgtggccctcGTTCGAATTCCGCAttcggcgtcaaatgtggattgagtttgttggttctctactctgctatgagaggttttcccccgggtactccgattttcccctctcaccaaaaaccagcatttgatttgacttgatttgaagaaaacatttgtaaataacgatttgagctatgtcgatttgatttcctctagaattgcaaattgtcactgaaaaaccccttgtggggagttgtcagtaagaagtattgtattgtataaAAGAGGCAACAGTGTGAAAAGTTCATAGCagccaaaaagaagaaaaaaaggccTAGCATAGTCACGTAGTAACTTACTTACTAATTACTTTAATGAAAAAATAGTGCACATCAAACCAACTTTGACCAGTAACAGTAAACACATTCACATAAACTCAAATTGAGCAAATGATAACTGACTTTGTACAGACCTTCAACTGCACAGCCACCACCaagaaaatacaatttctcCTGCGGCTTGTTATCGAAaaacttgcctttgtttttttctcatcGAGCGTGCCCTGTTCGTCATTTTGTACTATTTCCTTACAGTCTTTTTGgcagaagttttgttttcttcggTATTCCTTTTCTCTTAATCCCGCCAAGAAAACGTCGGTGGCTCAAACTTCCCGCCAAAGAAACACTGGTGTCGCCCATCACACGCTCGGTCGTCATAAGGACGGAAGCGGCGTAATTGTAAACAAAATGTTGCTATAGCGCAAGTTGCTTCATATATATTGTGGCCTTTATGATACACTTAAATGGCTCTACTTAAAGAACATACCGACTGGCCTTGGGACAACTGTAAGCACAAAATCTTGTCATTAAATATACATAAGTTACAGTCAGTTGTTATATAAATAAAAACCAATTTTAACACggcttaaaaaacaaaaacgggATTTACAAGTCCGCGTTTCACAAGTTCTCCGACTTTTAAAAGTCAAGTCAGTGGTTTACTGCGCATGCTCCAGTCAAGTTGACGTTTTACAGTATGCCAAAGAAATGTGAACTAGTCACGTTCTACATTCCATGCAGTTCCAAAATGAACCTAGCGGATTATTTTTCTAGTCAAGTGTAGCCGCAGAATTCTGAAACATTGTAAAATACATCATTTTCTTACCCCAGCATGGCCCAACTCCGAGACATTTCGAATAAGAATTCTGCGCCCTTTAGGGTTTTAGGCCAAACATGAGTATAAAATTTGCAAATACAAATTGAAATTCAGTGACCGTTATCTTTTCGTGGAAAATTAATAAGGAAATAAGTGGGATTATACTTTGTTAACATCGACTTCCTATATAATAAACATCGAAAAGAAACAGCTTCATCTGAATAATCGTGATTCCCGGTCTAAAATGTTTGTTTCAGAGCTGCTTTATCAAAATGTTACACGATGCGTGGGCATTTGGAAGTAATTAATCAAacacgagtgcgagtgtttgaccggggtttccagacaccgagaaacagatgaaagcacgaggccgtaaTTGGTGGGTGCCGTTTCAGTGCCTTAATTTCCCATGAgagtatttattttaaaaataattaaaatgcggaaattttgttgttgttcgttgtaAGTCATGTGGTAGTGAAGATGCAGCGTCTTTTGAAGCCGTTTTCGTTTTCCAAAAACTGGGGAAGAAGAATTAAAGTTAATGCAAGCGAGCATTCCTAGgtcaactgcctacaaaacaaaaatgggcgattaaaatttttcaccaaTGGAAGATaatagaaaagttaaaggtcCTGTACTTGAATTATGATGCAAAAATTTttgtcaacgaaaaaaaatgaactggcAGTGTAGGtgattaattatgatgattaattaaattgaggtattgtttttgtgttcaatttcttttgttttgatcaataaatcttgatgtccaatgagaagacagatgaaaaccagGCGTTGTTTTGATCTGTGATCCAAAGcacgtgtggttttcatctgtgttttcattgggtatcaaaactcatgcaAGTCATGAACTTAGCCATcaaactttgaataattaatgaggTTTAGAAATACTGAGAAGACACACTGAATGTACGTATGATTTCCCCCGGaagaatttcttttaaacacGAGAAGCTCCTGAATTTTCACATTCATGGAAATATCCTTTTTAGTGTCCAAAAAGTGTTGTTGTCATTGTGCAATTATTTGCTGTTTCAAGATTTATCAAAATATAAACAATTTATCTGTCAAACTTTACTTCGATAATATAATTCATATTACCACATTCCAATCCTGTAATGATTACGTCATTCTAATAATTTATGAGACATAAATTCCACCAAGCATTTTTAAATCTTAATTCAGAACCATCCGCCTAATTTAGTTGATGTTGATTAAAAATGCCTGATAACTGAAAAAGCACAATTTCCGAAAGTGTTACTTACTATCTAATTTATTGAGgtgaataataatgattttatttATGTATTGGGCTCTAAAGCCAATTGCTCTGCTAATCGGGGAGTTCCTAAggataaaattaaaacaaatataGTCAAACCAAGTGTGGCTTTTGAGAAGAGGGAAAAACAGGTGTTAcaggagaaaaacctctcatagcagctCTAGAACAAAAAAAGACTCAGCCCACTTGATTGGAGTACACACCTGAGGTTGTTTAAAGGATAAATGGGTAGACATTTTTGACCAGAAAGAGAAGAGGCCTAGCCCAAACATAGCTGCAAGGTAAATTTCTACAACCAGATTGAAAAGTTCCTCCTTTACAATTCCGGATAAAGGGAAAATGTTGCAGTCGTTATCTACTGTCCACAATTACTGGATGCACACGCTCTTTCCGAAGTACTTTAGGACACATGGAGAGCTGGATTTGCCTGTAACGTTGGCGATAATTTGGATTGCTCAGGCCGTAAACAAATGGATTGACGCAGCTGTTGGCGAAGGTAAGAGCTGAGGCGATATGATGTGGCACACTATTTATCTCGGCTTTTCCTGCCTGAGTAAAGACGAGAAAGATTTGGTTTGGAATCACGCAAATGATCAACATAAGACTCGATGCACCAATCATTCGCGTCATTTTTCCGCGAAGTTTCGCTTTACTCTCTTCTGAAGCCACTGTTGACTGATTTGTCTTCACAATCATGTGGATGTACATGGCGATGATAACCAGGCAAGGAAATATCAGCTTCATGGTCACTTGAAATATGGACGCTAGCACGCGGAACAAGGATCCtggtaaataaaattgaaattcaCAGATTTTGTCCGCTGAGGAACTGTACTTTATTTCAAGTAAGCCGGGACCAGTGAGGGCAAATGACCACACCCACGAGAACACAATATATGCGATGACTCGTTTTGGATTGAAGACGTTACTGTATTTGTGAGGCTTCAAAATAGCAAACCAGCGCTCTGCTGTTAAGAACAACACAATATACGCCGAGAAGACCACAAGTTGAAAGACGAAAACTCGGCTCCATATTATACGACAGAAGATTTCTCCAAGGACGGGGCCAGTTGGGTAGGGAAATGCGTCACCAAGAACGAAAGCGGGGTGTGTAATCAACTGAAGAGCGGTCAATACATCAGCTATGGCCAGCGCAAGAATAAGAATGTTGTAGGACTTTTTCAGGAGCTTCTTGTCGAAGACAAAGACAATAATGGTCATCGTATTCCCAAGTATTGCTACCACTGAAATCGTTGAATAAACAGCTTGTAACACCGGATTTAAGCCACTTTTAAAGGTTTCATTGCTTGCTGCTATGGTTGCAGATGTTGAAACACTGGATAATGAGTTAACAGTTGCGTTCATCTTCTTTAAAGTTTCTGGCGAGCTTCTTTCAACTGGAATATAAAACATatgatttaatggagccgaaaccaattgtagaattgcacacattttaggcatcctactgatgaacagtggCAAcagagatatattttttagcaactactatcatttgcagtctgtccgctttgaattgaatatGAATGTGCTGATATGGTTGCAGATGTTATGCCGTTTAATAAGCTATTTACACATGCATTTTTAGTTCTTCCAGCAGCTGAACAACTTATACTCAACTAAAATTTTGAATATAGAGTGGAATCACTTTTTTAAGACCAAAAAATTATTGAAGATTTCTTGATTCATCGCTAAATTCACGAAGGGAATCTAGAATCTGGAAAAGTCCATATTCGGTGATTCGCGGTGAAATCTGCTATTGATGACCTCGGCCGTGTTCAACATCAAAACTCGCAACCTTTACTGAGCCCGGCCTTCAAAGGGTCTATTGACTCCTTAATTAATTATAAAGCAACTTACTTGCAGAAGAAAGAGATTCTTAGTTCACTGAATGGTCTAATTCTACCCCCCTGCTTGACTCCTTTACCAAGCACGTCCGTTAACTGAATGGATTGCTGTTAACGTCAGCTTTTGATATCCGTCGGGACTATTTGATCATAAGTGATGAATTCAATTGAACAAACAtctattttaattaaaaagattCAGTTTAATTTAAAAGACCAGAAAGATGATAAGAAAGCTACGTATTTGTAACGAAACTCCATtagcagtaaaaaaaaaaaatcaaaaggaacccatggccaaactcgtggattaagtaatctagagatgtaacattttggtgaacttgcaattattggtcaattttgggcTCATAACGAGCAGTCGCTCGCGCGATTCctatttcaatatggcgatGGGCTCGGACTGCGCGGTTGGTTAatcgccctttctcgcagtcggaaactgaattgcgaaggacgcagctcaacgaggtcggatcgACTGAAACTTATGGGGCGccgtttgtaaatttattatttatttcactttaGGTCGTTCTTTTCGTGACATGTTCTCTTATTTATGATAATTTCATTACTGATTGTCCATTCTCACAAAGGAGCAATTTTACTGTAATTgattatttgataaaaccattctTATATTTATTGGTTATCACGATTTAATAAAACCAAGCTTTCGTTAGTTGATTATTTGataaatcctttcttttttccattggttattAACACAGGACGAAATTACTTGATTCTGCAAATGGAAACGAAACGGAAACATATTAAACTGTGGCGGAAACACAACGTACAGCATATGTCTCCGTCCGCGGATAAGTGACTGCTTATCATGATTCCGTCTTAATGGAAGCGATGGAACCGGGCCACTTTTTGTTAAGTTTCCGTCGATTTTACGTGACATGAAACTTTTGTTTCCGTCGGCGTAATCACATGATAACGCTGACTGAAAAGTACGGGAAACCTGTCAAAAACGCTCAAAATAAAGCCCTGCAGGTTTTTTTCAGGTGACTTATGATCTGAATGGAAGCCAGCTCCAGAGTATTTGGCCAGGTTATTCAAACTAAAGAAAATACGGTTCATTGTCTTTTCCATTGATAGCAACTTACCTTCTTAGCTTGTTCACGGCTGAAATCAATTTTATAATGAGGCGTGTTGAAACGAATATCGCGCAAAATCTTAATTTTCACAGGAGACTGGAAACGACTAGGTACGGTGCAACTTTAGGAACGTAACCGTTCAAAATTCTCACGATGAAGGAATTGAACCTAACAGCAATGTAAaccatcattttcaatttccattCGTTTATTTCATTTCTCTTCCGCCTTATTTTACTATATGTACAATTccaagcaataataacaattaaaagaaCTAGAAGACTTAGAAGAAAATGGAACTCGTGTTTTAATTGTCACTGAGCCGAACTTCCCAGGGAGGGTCGTTTACTGGAGCGGGGCGGCTTGACAGATCTCCTGTTCTTGTGAACTGTGCACTTGTTCAGCGTTGCTTGTCACTCAGACTTTCAATGTGACTCTCATCAATCCGTGCTTTTAAATTTCTCAGCTTGGTTCTCTCCCATCCGAGCTTCCTTATTTTTCTTGGCTTTGGGCCTCTGGAACTCTCATTTTCAGTGGCACCACTGTCACTCTCTTCTGATGACATATACTCAATTGCATTTGACGCAAGGAGGATTTCTTGAGCCCTCTCCTTGTCTTTGTCGGACAATGGCGTCTTCTCGAGGCTTGAGAGGCGCCTGGAAAGTTTCTGAAAAGGACAACATACACACGTATTAAAACACAGTTTTACTTAAGCCGAGAATATAGAACAGCAACTGGTGTATTGTGAGCTGAGAAA is a genomic window of Acropora muricata isolate sample 2 chromosome 8, ASM3666990v1, whole genome shotgun sequence containing:
- the LOC136926745 gene encoding somatostatin receptor type 5-like, giving the protein MNATVNSLSSVSTSATIAASNETFKSGLNPVLQAVYSTISVVAILGNTMTIIVFVFDKKLLKKSYNILILALAIADVLTALQLITHPAFVLGDAFPYPTGPVLGEIFCRIIWSRVFVFQLVVFSAYIVLFLTAERWFAILKPHKYSNVFNPKRVIAYIVFSWVWSFALTGPGLLEIKYSSSADKICEFQFYLPGSLFRVLASIFQVTMKLIFPCLVIIAMYIHMIVKTNQSTVASEESKAKLRGKMTRMIGASSLMLIICVIPNQIFLVFTQAGKAEINSVPHHIASALTFANSCVNPFVYGLSNPNYRQRYRQIQLSMCPKVLRKERVHPVIVDSR